A genomic window from Phragmitibacter flavus includes:
- a CDS encoding transglutaminase family protein, whose translation MILNAGCKIELTAMSTAPLVLMLRPLSGGAQQVNASFVQVEPPTSLRDYTDTFGNSCQRLILEAGPSTITATCTVAVADMIDADPQAGLMLVSGLPDEVLQYLLPSRYCPSDMMLADAQKIVGQALPGYGQVDAINQWIKRKVRYKYGVSNASTTALETLKKRKGVCRDFAHLGISLCRSLGMPARMVSGFLYELDPMDLHAWFEVYVGGRWFTIDPTQKEPRGNRIVLAYGRDAADIAFLSEYGPIQMGSLQAWVNLA comes from the coding sequence ATGATTCTCAACGCTGGCTGCAAAATCGAACTCACGGCAATGTCGACCGCCCCATTGGTGTTGATGCTCCGCCCCCTTTCCGGCGGTGCGCAACAGGTGAATGCAAGTTTTGTGCAGGTCGAACCACCCACCTCACTGCGAGATTACACCGACACTTTCGGCAACAGTTGCCAACGGCTGATTCTTGAAGCGGGACCTTCCACCATCACCGCCACCTGCACGGTTGCGGTCGCCGACATGATCGACGCCGACCCGCAAGCGGGACTGATGCTGGTGTCGGGTCTCCCCGATGAGGTCCTCCAATACCTTCTGCCCAGCCGATATTGCCCGTCGGACATGATGCTTGCTGACGCGCAAAAGATCGTCGGTCAGGCTCTGCCCGGATACGGCCAGGTGGACGCGATCAACCAGTGGATTAAACGCAAAGTGCGCTACAAATACGGCGTCAGCAATGCCTCGACCACCGCATTGGAAACGCTGAAAAAGCGCAAAGGCGTTTGCCGCGATTTCGCGCATCTGGGCATCTCGTTGTGCCGGTCGCTGGGCATGCCGGCGCGCATGGTCTCCGGGTTTCTCTATGAACTTGATCCCATGGACCTTCACGCCTGGTTTGAGGTTTATGTTGGCGGACGCTGGTTCACCATTGATCCCACTCAAAAAGAGCCACGCGGCAACCGCATCGTGCTCGCCTATGGACGCGACGCGGCTGACATCGCCTTCTTGAGCGAGTATGGTCCCATCCAGATGGGAAGTTTGCAAGCGTGGGTGAATCTCGCGTAA
- a CDS encoding ABC transporter ATP-binding protein: MKDEPQEDVFSERLDLSLWSRVFRHALPHRRLLVPLAVAAVVIALCDASFALVTRWAVDSVAGKTEINLWPFILVYTGLTLALSIGVWVFINSAGGLSNNMSHDIRAACFKRLQELEFAYFDYRPTGWLISRLTSDCDKLARIIAWGSLDLVWAVCLVLVISVVLVVMQPVLGLLVLSVVPPLIFISAIFQKKMLLSSRETRKFNSMITASFAESLQGLRTTKSLVREEDNLREFQNLSSQMYEVSIRNALQSAVYIPIVLTLGSVAAGIALWRGGVVVLDGSLSLGTLVAFIFYAGQFFNPINQIAQVLVQMQGAQAAGERVLSLLATVPTIRDSEAVRARLAEWDRPDRAADLAPDGDARDIESITFENVDFSYETGEPVLKDFNLEVQSGQTIALVGASGGGKSTIVNLAARFYEPTGGRILVNGRDLKDRSLEWYQSNLGIVLQGPHLFSGSVRENIRYGRLDASDDEVEMAARSVNADGFIRALENGYDTDVGEGGNRLSTGQKQLISFARALLADPRIFIMDEATSSIDTETEQLIQQGLQAIFRGRISFVIAHRLSTIRTADRILVIEKGRILESGTHQALMAAQGHYYALYTRQFQSEQADSLLERLPVGS, from the coding sequence ATGAAAGACGAACCCCAGGAGGATGTATTCAGCGAACGGCTTGATCTGAGCTTGTGGTCGCGGGTGTTTCGACATGCGCTGCCTCACCGTCGGTTGCTGGTGCCGCTGGCGGTCGCTGCGGTGGTGATTGCGCTTTGTGATGCGAGCTTCGCACTGGTGACGCGCTGGGCGGTGGATTCGGTTGCGGGCAAAACCGAGATCAATCTGTGGCCGTTCATCCTGGTTTACACGGGATTGACGCTGGCGTTGTCGATCGGGGTCTGGGTGTTCATCAACTCGGCAGGCGGACTTTCCAACAACATGAGCCACGACATCCGCGCAGCGTGTTTCAAAAGATTGCAGGAGCTTGAGTTTGCTTATTTTGATTACCGTCCGACGGGCTGGTTGATCTCGCGATTGACGTCCGATTGCGACAAACTTGCCCGCATCATCGCATGGGGAAGCCTTGATCTGGTGTGGGCGGTTTGCTTGGTGCTGGTCATTTCGGTAGTGTTGGTGGTGATGCAACCGGTGCTCGGACTGCTGGTGCTTTCCGTGGTGCCACCGCTCATTTTTATCAGCGCGATTTTCCAGAAGAAGATGCTGTTGAGCTCACGCGAGACTCGCAAGTTCAACTCGATGATCACCGCCTCGTTTGCCGAGTCGCTGCAAGGATTGCGCACCACCAAGTCATTGGTCAGAGAGGAAGACAACCTGCGTGAATTCCAGAATTTGTCCTCGCAAATGTATGAGGTGTCGATCCGCAATGCGTTGCAGTCGGCGGTCTATATCCCCATCGTTTTGACCTTGGGTAGTGTGGCCGCGGGCATTGCATTGTGGCGTGGAGGCGTGGTGGTATTGGATGGAAGTCTGAGCCTGGGAACCCTGGTAGCTTTCATCTTTTATGCCGGTCAGTTTTTCAATCCGATCAACCAGATCGCGCAGGTGCTGGTGCAAATGCAGGGTGCCCAGGCAGCCGGTGAACGGGTGCTCAGCCTGCTCGCCACCGTGCCGACCATCCGTGATAGCGAAGCGGTGCGTGCGCGTCTTGCGGAGTGGGACAGGCCGGATCGCGCGGCGGACTTGGCACCGGATGGGGATGCGCGTGACATTGAGAGCATCACTTTCGAGAATGTCGACTTTTCTTATGAAACCGGCGAGCCGGTGTTGAAGGATTTTAATCTTGAGGTGCAGTCCGGTCAGACGATTGCGCTGGTGGGCGCGAGTGGTGGTGGGAAAAGCACCATCGTGAACCTTGCGGCGCGTTTTTATGAACCGACCGGCGGGCGGATTTTGGTGAATGGCCGGGATCTGAAAGACCGCAGTCTCGAATGGTATCAATCGAATCTTGGCATCGTGTTGCAGGGGCCACACTTGTTCAGCGGCAGCGTGCGTGAGAACATTCGATACGGGCGTTTGGATGCGAGCGATGATGAGGTGGAAATGGCCGCGCGCAGTGTGAACGCGGATGGGTTTATCCGCGCATTGGAGAACGGCTATGACACCGATGTGGGTGAGGGCGGCAACCGTTTGTCGACAGGACAAAAGCAGCTCATTTCCTTTGCCCGTGCCTTGTTGGCGGATCCACGAATCTTCATCATGGATGAAGCAACGTCATCGATCGATACCGAGACGGAGCAGCTGATCCAGCAGGGGCTCCAGGCGATTTTTCGTGGCCGGATCAGTTTCGTGATTGCTCACCGGCTTTCAACGATCCGCACGGCCGATCGTATTTTGGTGATCGAAAAAGGACGCATCCTGGAAAGCGGAACGCATCAGGCATTGATGGCAGCGCAGGGCCATTATTACGCGCTCTACACCCGACAGTTCCAGAGTGAGCAGGCGGACAGCCTGTTGGAAAGGTTGCCCGTCGGGAGCTGA
- a CDS encoding ABC transporter ATP-binding protein, whose amino-acid sequence MGNLPPSDPESDQPKPSVLLWQLMRGFRRLYGLAIGSLLIVTAINYLTPLVASATIDFALSQEPQGGMLMPHLIAWIGGAEYVKNHLWWPALIMVALTIVSGGFSYLKGRFAAKASDGIARRLKDRLYDHLQRLPAKYHDRAETGDLIQRCTSDVETLRLALSTQVVDISNAVLLLITAVPVMVLLDGRMTLISFTLVVPIILFGYFYIGRVKHLFREVDEAEGQVTRVVQENLTGLRVVRAFARQSFEIDKFAAPNRLYRDRSLKLLRLMSWYWSSSDFIVLMQQGLVLFAGAWFISQGTMTVGTLFAFVMFLNMLLWPVRQMGRTLTDLGKSIVALNRMGEILAEAEESKPESKDQTEMPFKFEGRIEVTDLVFGHGPQGAALNGISFKVEPGETLAILGPSGSGKSTLMHLLLRLYDYESGSIRLDGRELNELDRQWVRSQFSVVMQEPFLFSKTIGENIRLGSNGAANEAIRDAARLADIHDTISGFPSDYATLVGERGVTLSGGQRQRVALARALLRETPVLLLDDALSAVDAETEMNILQALRSRHGRRTTLVIAHRLSTLAHADRVIVLDKGRIIQEGTHAELLSREGLYQRLWTIQNASQQELTNAD is encoded by the coding sequence ATGGGAAACCTTCCTCCATCTGATCCTGAATCTGATCAACCCAAACCCAGCGTGCTGTTGTGGCAGCTCATGCGCGGTTTTCGCCGTCTGTATGGACTGGCCATTGGCTCGCTGCTGATCGTTACAGCAATCAACTACCTGACGCCGTTGGTGGCAAGTGCGACCATTGACTTCGCTCTATCTCAGGAACCGCAGGGGGGAATGCTGATGCCGCATCTTATTGCGTGGATCGGTGGGGCCGAGTATGTGAAGAATCACTTGTGGTGGCCTGCCTTGATCATGGTGGCGCTGACGATTGTTTCGGGAGGGTTCAGTTACCTGAAGGGACGCTTCGCGGCGAAGGCTTCGGATGGCATTGCGCGTCGTCTGAAGGACCGGCTTTATGATCATTTGCAGCGGCTTCCCGCCAAGTATCATGACCGTGCAGAAACGGGAGATTTGATCCAAAGATGCACGTCGGATGTGGAAACTTTGCGGCTGGCACTTTCCACCCAAGTGGTCGACATCAGCAACGCGGTGTTGCTGCTGATTACGGCAGTGCCCGTGATGGTTTTGTTGGATGGCCGGATGACGCTGATCTCCTTTACTTTGGTGGTGCCGATCATTCTGTTTGGATATTTTTACATTGGCCGGGTGAAGCATTTGTTCCGTGAGGTGGACGAGGCGGAAGGGCAGGTGACCCGGGTGGTGCAGGAGAACCTGACGGGTTTGCGGGTGGTTCGTGCCTTCGCCAGACAGAGCTTTGAGATCGACAAATTTGCGGCACCGAACCGGCTCTATCGGGATCGCAGTTTGAAACTGCTGCGATTGATGTCGTGGTATTGGTCGTCGTCGGATTTCATTGTGCTGATGCAGCAGGGTCTGGTGTTGTTTGCGGGTGCCTGGTTCATCTCTCAAGGCACGATGACGGTGGGGACTTTGTTCGCGTTTGTGATGTTCCTTAACATGCTGTTGTGGCCGGTGCGCCAGATGGGGCGGACATTGACCGACTTGGGCAAATCCATCGTCGCGCTCAATCGCATGGGCGAAATTCTTGCCGAGGCGGAGGAGAGCAAGCCGGAATCAAAGGATCAGACGGAGATGCCTTTCAAGTTTGAAGGACGGATTGAAGTGACCGATCTGGTGTTTGGTCACGGACCGCAAGGCGCTGCGCTGAACGGCATTTCGTTCAAAGTGGAGCCCGGAGAAACGTTGGCGATACTGGGTCCATCCGGTTCGGGTAAATCCACGCTGATGCATCTGCTGTTGAGGCTGTATGATTACGAATCGGGTTCGATCCGGCTGGACGGACGCGAGTTGAATGAGCTGGACCGGCAGTGGGTTCGCTCGCAGTTCAGCGTGGTGATGCAGGAGCCGTTTTTGTTCTCCAAAACCATTGGTGAAAACATTCGTCTCGGCAGCAATGGTGCGGCCAATGAGGCGATTCGTGATGCAGCCCGTCTGGCGGATATTCACGATACGATCAGTGGGTTTCCTTCTGACTATGCAACCCTGGTGGGCGAACGTGGAGTGACGTTGTCGGGAGGTCAACGTCAGCGGGTCGCGCTTGCAAGGGCTTTGCTGCGCGAGACGCCGGTGCTGTTGTTGGACGATGCGTTGAGCGCAGTGGATGCGGAAACGGAGATGAACATTTTGCAGGCGTTGCGGAGTCGTCATGGCCGGCGGACGACGCTGGTGATTGCCCATCGTCTTTCCACGCTGGCGCATGCGGACCGGGTGATCGTTCTCGACAAAGGTCGGATCATTCAAGAAGGCACGCATGCGGAATTGCTGAGTCGTGAAGGTCTTTATCAGAGGCTTTGGACGATTCAAAATGCCTCACAACAGGAACTTACGAACGCCGACTGA
- a CDS encoding ATP-binding response regulator, with the protein MEASPPFTPSPFDEGDEQAAPRTEDGLGVLILAPTSNDASLTARFLEKAGFTAKICPSVDDLCDQSRAGCGAMLLAEEALVNGAGNKLIEILEEQPSWSDLPLMLITASGVTPQTRARQITALGEMGNVSMIERPVRPETLVSSCEVALRSRRRQYQVRDLLSKLEGMMLQIQQQARVFDTTLSSISDFTYIFDRSLRFIYANRATLELLGLELKDVVGKTFSELPYPRGLAVRLERQIEHVFQTGEILRDETAYTNPAGRTGYYEYIFTPVLGNDGEVEVVAASTRDTSERRRNEEALREADRRKDEFLAMLAHELRNPLAAVTNAAALLESPNLEDRSWAADVITRQNGQLTHLIDDLLDVSRITVGKIRLREEVLDVALVLDRACEGAHLLIHERGHQLIKKYETGKLWIKADPTRMEQIALNLLTNAAKYTPSGGRIELMASKVEGEVRVVVKDNGVGIASHLLPEMFKLFAQGERSIARSEGGLGIGLTIVQRLVEMHGGRIEALSEGLNQGSSFVIHLPMVAAPFVQQTERPVNGQTSTRRVLIVDDNVDTANSMARLLKRVGHGVEVAYDGPQALEKARQHLPEIVLLDIGLPGMDGFEVARRMRLEPSCEKCVIIAVTGYGQPKDRRRAINAGCHHHLVKPVNIDELKRLIRGEPMPSLVE; encoded by the coding sequence ATGGAAGCGTCTCCACCATTTACGCCGTCACCATTTGACGAAGGGGACGAGCAGGCTGCGCCCAGGACCGAGGACGGTTTGGGGGTGTTGATTCTTGCGCCGACCAGCAATGATGCGAGTCTGACGGCGCGCTTTCTTGAGAAGGCGGGATTTACAGCAAAGATCTGTCCCAGTGTCGACGACCTTTGTGATCAGTCTCGCGCTGGCTGCGGGGCGATGCTGCTGGCAGAAGAGGCTCTGGTTAATGGCGCGGGAAACAAGTTGATTGAGATTCTCGAAGAACAACCTTCGTGGTCCGACTTGCCTTTGATGCTGATAACTGCCTCGGGGGTGACGCCGCAAACTCGTGCCAGACAGATCACGGCGCTTGGGGAGATGGGGAACGTTTCGATGATTGAGCGCCCGGTGCGGCCGGAAACACTGGTCAGTTCTTGTGAGGTCGCCCTGCGATCCCGAAGACGGCAGTATCAGGTGCGGGATCTGTTGAGCAAGCTGGAGGGGATGATGCTGCAGATTCAGCAGCAGGCCAGGGTGTTTGACACCACGCTGTCTTCCATTTCTGACTTCACTTATATCTTTGACCGCTCGCTGCGCTTCATTTATGCGAATCGTGCCACGCTGGAGTTGTTGGGATTGGAGTTGAAAGATGTGGTGGGTAAGACTTTTTCGGAACTGCCTTATCCGCGCGGCCTGGCCGTTCGTCTTGAACGGCAGATTGAGCATGTGTTCCAAACGGGCGAAATATTGAGGGATGAAACGGCCTACACCAATCCGGCTGGGAGAACGGGTTATTATGAGTATATCTTTACTCCGGTGTTGGGCAATGACGGTGAGGTTGAGGTTGTCGCGGCCTCGACGCGGGACACATCGGAGAGACGTCGAAATGAGGAGGCGTTACGGGAGGCGGATCGTCGCAAGGATGAGTTTCTGGCCATGCTGGCGCATGAACTGCGCAATCCTCTCGCAGCAGTGACCAACGCGGCGGCGCTGCTGGAAAGTCCGAATCTTGAGGACCGAAGCTGGGCAGCGGATGTGATCACAAGACAGAACGGTCAACTAACGCATCTCATTGATGATCTGCTGGACGTGTCGCGGATTACGGTTGGCAAGATACGACTGCGTGAGGAGGTCCTTGATGTGGCGTTGGTTCTGGATCGCGCTTGTGAGGGTGCCCACCTTTTGATCCATGAGCGGGGGCATCAGCTCATCAAGAAATATGAAACGGGCAAGTTATGGATCAAGGCCGACCCAACGCGAATGGAGCAGATCGCCCTCAACCTGCTTACCAATGCAGCAAAATACACGCCTTCAGGTGGTCGCATTGAATTGATGGCGAGCAAAGTCGAAGGAGAGGTGAGGGTGGTGGTCAAAGACAATGGAGTGGGGATTGCGTCGCACTTGTTGCCGGAGATGTTCAAGCTTTTTGCACAAGGGGAACGCTCGATTGCCCGTAGTGAAGGCGGCTTGGGCATTGGACTTACCATTGTGCAACGTCTGGTGGAGATGCACGGTGGCAGGATCGAAGCGCTAAGCGAGGGACTCAATCAAGGAAGTTCTTTTGTGATTCATCTTCCGATGGTGGCGGCACCTTTTGTCCAGCAGACTGAGCGTCCAGTGAATGGTCAAACCTCGACACGTCGGGTGCTGATTGTGGATGACAACGTGGACACGGCCAACAGCATGGCGCGTCTTCTGAAGCGGGTTGGCCATGGGGTTGAAGTCGCGTATGACGGTCCCCAGGCCCTCGAAAAAGCGCGGCAGCATTTACCCGAGATCGTATTGTTGGACATTGGGCTTCCGGGCATGGATGGGTTTGAAGTGGCCAGGCGGATGCGCCTCGAACCGAGTTGCGAAAAATGCGTCATCATTGCGGTCACGGGTTATGGTCAGCCAAAAGATCGTCGACGGGCAATCAATGCCGGCTGTCATCATCACTTGGTGAAACCGGTCAACATTGACGAGCTCAAACGACTCATTCGTGGAGAGCCAATGCCTTCGTTGGTAGAATGA
- a CDS encoding ATPase domain-containing protein — MSALAASKDVERSSMGVPGLDAVLDGGLPSRRLYLVQGDPGVGKTTLAMQFLLEGVRKGESGLYVTLSETREEIEIVARSHGWDLSQIQLYELSTIEEQIRGDSESTFFHPSEVELNRTIGALIAEVERVNPVRVVFDSLSEMRMLADTPLRYRRQILQLKQFFAGRNCTVIFLDDRSSGKHDLQVESIAHGVLCLTSESPEYGVSRRQLRVLKIRGSEYREGTHDFVLRRGGLMVFPRLVAGEHHSDFVREDFASGNKELDALMGGGLGRGTSNMFMGPPGTGKSTLALQFAISAAERGEKSMMFIFDETTGTLKNRAAQVGLDLEKHEENGLIQIQQIDPAEISPGEMVHRIRQCVSEEGVKMVVIDSINGYLNAMPEARYLTLQLHELLAYLNQQGIVTIMVLAQQGLIGLMKSTVDLTYLADMVVLSRFYESRGEVKRALSVIKKRSGNHERTIREMWLGKNGISLGKPLRNLQGVLTGVPEFVDGKADEEDADL, encoded by the coding sequence ATGAGTGCTTTAGCAGCTTCAAAGGATGTTGAACGGAGTTCCATGGGGGTTCCAGGGCTGGATGCGGTATTGGATGGTGGATTGCCATCAAGGCGGTTGTATCTGGTCCAGGGTGATCCCGGAGTGGGCAAGACAACGCTTGCCATGCAATTTTTGCTCGAAGGGGTGCGCAAGGGTGAATCGGGGCTTTATGTAACCTTGTCCGAAACACGCGAGGAGATTGAGATTGTTGCGCGGTCGCATGGCTGGGATCTGTCGCAAATCCAATTGTATGAACTCTCCACCATCGAAGAACAAATTCGGGGTGACAGCGAGAGCACCTTTTTTCATCCTTCCGAAGTGGAACTGAATCGCACCATTGGCGCGTTGATCGCGGAAGTGGAACGGGTAAATCCCGTTCGTGTCGTATTTGATTCGCTTTCGGAAATGCGCATGCTGGCGGACACGCCGCTGCGGTATCGTCGGCAAATTCTGCAATTGAAGCAGTTTTTCGCCGGACGGAATTGCACGGTGATTTTTTTGGATGACCGGTCTTCTGGCAAGCATGACCTTCAGGTTGAAAGCATTGCCCATGGGGTGCTCTGTCTGACGAGTGAGTCGCCGGAATATGGCGTGTCGCGCCGGCAGTTGAGGGTGCTGAAGATACGCGGATCAGAATACCGCGAGGGAACGCACGACTTTGTTTTGCGCCGGGGCGGCCTGATGGTTTTTCCTCGTCTTGTCGCAGGGGAGCATCACAGTGATTTCGTCCGGGAGGATTTCGCCAGTGGCAACAAGGAACTGGATGCCTTGATGGGTGGGGGGCTGGGCCGGGGCACCAGCAACATGTTCATGGGCCCTCCAGGAACTGGTAAATCAACGCTGGCGTTGCAGTTTGCGATCTCTGCGGCGGAGCGTGGGGAAAAGTCGATGATGTTTATTTTTGACGAGACCACTGGAACGCTCAAAAACCGGGCGGCGCAGGTGGGTCTTGATCTGGAGAAGCATGAGGAAAATGGACTTATCCAGATACAACAGATCGATCCGGCTGAGATATCTCCCGGCGAAATGGTTCATCGCATCCGCCAGTGTGTTTCCGAGGAGGGGGTGAAGATGGTGGTGATCGACAGCATCAATGGTTATCTCAACGCGATGCCTGAAGCGAGATATCTCACCCTTCAGTTGCACGAGTTGCTTGCCTATCTCAACCAGCAGGGGATTGTCACCATCATGGTGCTGGCCCAGCAGGGATTGATTGGACTGATGAAGTCTACCGTGGATCTCACCTATCTTGCCGACATGGTGGTGCTCTCGCGGTTTTATGAATCGCGAGGTGAGGTGAAGAGGGCGCTCTCGGTGATTAAGAAGCGGAGCGGAAACCATGAGCGGACCATCCGTGAGATGTGGCTGGGCAAAAACGGTATTTCGCTGGGCAAACCATTGCGGAATCTTCAGGGAGTGCTGACAGGTGTTCCTGAATTTGTCGATGGCAAGGCGGATGAGGAGGATGCCGATTTGTGA
- a CDS encoding CoA-binding protein encodes MSGRTIVVLGASPKEDRYANMAMHQLMEHGEHAVPVNPAFEEVLGEKCFASIAEVPGPIHTVTLYLGAARSSPLIDEILAAKPQRVVMNPGAENEELARQAESAGIEVVHGCTLVMLRTGTF; translated from the coding sequence ATGTCCGGGAGAACCATTGTCGTGCTGGGGGCTTCGCCCAAGGAAGATCGTTACGCAAACATGGCGATGCACCAGCTCATGGAGCATGGCGAGCATGCGGTGCCGGTGAATCCGGCGTTTGAAGAGGTTCTGGGTGAGAAGTGTTTTGCCAGCATTGCCGAAGTTCCGGGTCCAATTCATACGGTGACTTTGTATCTGGGAGCTGCGCGCTCGTCGCCGTTGATTGACGAAATTCTCGCGGCGAAACCGCAGCGAGTTGTGATGAATCCCGGGGCAGAAAACGAGGAGCTTGCCCGGCAGGCCGAATCGGCGGGCATCGAGGTGGTTCATGGCTGCACCTTGGTGATGTTGCGCACGGGGACTTTTTAA
- a CDS encoding AAA family ATPase, with the protein MLKTLHIRHCRSLLDLRLRLGRVTVITGENGVGKSNVYRSLAMLQRLAAGRFAEAIAQEGGMPSLLWSGKRDLKKPLRVSWKIEHDFFLYEMECGLVPNAPGDITKFRTDPDVKLETLQLHQRGKSHVIAKRKGPMIDLRDADGRFETAPFPLHSPESMLSEIRDAARYPGLAAAREILLSWRFYHQFRTDADSALRRPVIGSWSPVLSHDGANLAATLQTIVEARRGEPLDEIVENAFPETRWRACDDQDRFQLQILRPGLKRWLDASEVSDGTLRFFCLFAALLSPKPPPLLVLNEPETSLHPQLFSTLANLVAQVPEETQIIIVTHSQTLAEALDAVLPCKRIELVSYEGETRRAVEGTGPRVQVFDDGDEDDQEN; encoded by the coding sequence ATGCTGAAAACCCTGCACATCCGCCATTGCCGATCCCTGCTCGATTTGCGACTCAGATTGGGACGAGTCACAGTCATCACTGGCGAGAACGGTGTTGGCAAATCCAACGTCTACCGCTCACTCGCCATGCTGCAAAGACTGGCCGCCGGACGATTTGCTGAAGCCATTGCCCAGGAGGGCGGCATGCCGAGCCTGCTGTGGTCGGGCAAACGAGACCTCAAGAAGCCTCTGCGTGTCAGTTGGAAGATCGAACACGACTTCTTTCTCTACGAAATGGAGTGTGGCCTGGTCCCCAACGCGCCCGGTGACATCACCAAGTTCCGCACCGATCCCGATGTAAAACTGGAAACCCTGCAACTTCATCAGCGCGGAAAAAGCCACGTCATTGCGAAGCGCAAGGGCCCGATGATCGATCTGCGCGATGCCGACGGTCGCTTCGAGACCGCTCCGTTTCCTCTTCACTCACCGGAATCGATGTTGTCGGAAATCCGCGACGCCGCCCGTTATCCCGGTCTGGCTGCCGCACGTGAGATCCTGCTGTCCTGGCGGTTCTACCATCAGTTTCGCACCGATGCCGACTCCGCCCTGCGCCGTCCTGTGATCGGTTCCTGGTCACCCGTATTGTCCCACGATGGCGCCAATCTCGCCGCAACCTTGCAAACCATTGTTGAAGCCCGTCGCGGAGAACCCCTCGATGAAATCGTCGAAAACGCCTTCCCGGAAACCCGATGGCGCGCCTGCGACGACCAGGACCGGTTTCAGCTCCAGATCCTGCGTCCCGGCCTCAAACGCTGGCTGGATGCCTCGGAAGTTTCCGATGGCACCCTGCGTTTCTTCTGCCTCTTCGCCGCTTTGTTGAGCCCCAAACCGCCACCCCTGCTGGTGTTGAACGAGCCAGAAACCAGCCTTCATCCCCAGCTGTTTTCCACCCTTGCAAATCTGGTGGCCCAGGTGCCGGAAGAAACCCAAATCATAATCGTCACCCACTCCCAAACCCTGGCTGAGGCACTCGATGCCGTCCTCCCCTGCAAACGTATTGAACTTGTCAGCTACGAAGGAGAAACCCGGCGGGCCGTTGAAGGCACCGGACCCCGCGTCCAAGTCTTCGATGACGGAGACGAAGACGATCAGGAAAACTAA
- a CDS encoding RNA polymerase sigma factor: MPSQPSKHPAGELVQEALAQHESNLIAYACGILGGDEERARDVVQDTLLKLHLADPDRVRENLKAWLYAVCRNRAFDVLRKEHRIRFTDDDDHLDWLDEWQPDPSEDASRDEMLEHVWAALEQLPQNQREVIRLKFQHGLSYKEISTVTSLSVTNVGFLLHTAIKRLRKLMNHACAE, encoded by the coding sequence ATGCCATCACAGCCAAGCAAACACCCAGCCGGCGAACTGGTGCAGGAAGCCCTTGCCCAGCACGAAAGCAACCTCATTGCCTACGCCTGCGGCATTCTCGGTGGAGACGAAGAACGCGCCCGTGATGTTGTGCAGGACACCCTCCTCAAACTGCACCTCGCCGATCCCGATCGTGTCCGCGAAAACCTCAAGGCCTGGCTCTACGCCGTCTGCCGCAACCGCGCCTTCGATGTCCTGCGCAAGGAACACCGCATCCGCTTCACTGACGACGACGACCATCTCGACTGGCTCGACGAATGGCAACCCGACCCCAGCGAGGACGCCAGTCGCGATGAAATGCTCGAACATGTGTGGGCCGCCCTCGAACAGCTCCCGCAAAACCAGCGCGAAGTCATCCGCCTCAAATTCCAACACGGCCTCAGCTACAAGGAAATCAGCACCGTCACCAGCCTCAGCGTCACCAACGTCGGTTTTCTGCTGCATACCGCCATCAAACGCCTGCGTAAACTGATGAACCACGCCTGCGCCGAATAA